The following are from one region of the Coffea eugenioides isolate CCC68of chromosome 2, Ceug_1.0, whole genome shotgun sequence genome:
- the LOC113760188 gene encoding putative F-box protein At1g50870 → MSDMMIPDELIEEIFSRLPVKTLIRFRCSSKPWQAVTGSPEFIRKNLTNSSSYTLIQGITKDVDDEEEEKYLYSTDYDSFLKIGCANFNELNLLVPCPRFDEILGSSNGLLCVWKENLWNEMMLFCGTHQLENIDVYRSLRLEELIANAADNTIVQVNRLKLDSWRRVLELPYHFEYSKNGKLANGTLHWVVKATSHLKSEELIAAVDLASQPLLWCDLESESVSYPETEVSCHPNNERPLADEYFELGILLQSLVKLSGESCESCRTNKKSRKLRRKRRT, encoded by the exons ATGTCTGACATGATGATCCCAGATGAAttaattgaagaaattttttcAAGACTTCCTGTAAAGACCCTCATAAGATTCAGGTGCTCATCGAAACCATGGCAAGCCGTAACTGGCAGCCCAGAGTTCATCAGAAAAAACTTGACCAATTCCTCCAGTTACACCCTTATCCAAGGAATTACCAAGGACGTGGATGACGAGGAGGAAGAAAAATACCTTTACTCTACAGATTATGATTCTTTCCTCAAAATAGGCTGCGCCAATTTCAATGAACTCAATCTTCTAGTGCCATGCCCCAGGTTTGATGAAATATTGGGTTCATCCAATGGACTGCTTTGTGTATGGAAAGAGAACCTTTGGAATGAAATGATGTTATTTTGTGGAACCCATCAACTAGAGAATATCGACGTTTACCGTTCTCTGAGATTAGAAGAACTG ATTGCAAATGCTGCTGATAATACTATAGTTCAGGTTAATCGTTTGAAGTTGGATTCTTGGCGAAGAGTTCTAGAACTTCCTTATCATTTTGAGTACTCGAAGAACGGAAAGCTTGCTAATGGCACATTGCATTGGGTCGTAAAGGCGACTTCACATCTCAAGTCTGAGGAACTTATTGCTGCAGTTGATCTG GCTAGTCAGCCGCTACTGTGGTGTGATCTTGAGAGTGAGTCAGTAAGTTATCCAGAGACAGAAGTTTCTTGTCATCCTAACAATGAACGTCCTCTTGCTGATGAGTACTTTGAATTGGGTATATTGTTGCAAAGCCTTGTTAAGCTTAGTGGTGAGAGTTGCGAGAGTTGCAGAACAAACAAGAAATCTCGAAAACTGAGAAGGAAGAGAAGAacttga
- the LOC113760189 gene encoding probable inactive receptor kinase At2g26730 — MGRLILFWAALMGLFLLFSVSRSETEEVRQALVRFMIQISPGNINRGANWGWNLTSDPCIWQGVVCNAMSKSVIIIHLDKLNLSGVLDANSLCVAKSLALLSLNHNQIVGNLPEGISNCSQLRRLFIRGNNFSGILPGSLSKLSKLIMLDISSNVFSGELPDLPRISGLVGFLADNNDLSGRIPEFNYLNLRAFNVSYNNFSGPIPDVHGHFNASSFSGNPGLCGKPLRTPCPSPPPS; from the coding sequence ATGGGTCGATTAATTCTCTTCTGGGCTGCCTTAATGGGGTTGTTTCTCCTCTTCTCAGTCTCTAGATCAGAAACAGAAGAAGTAAGGCAAGCCTTAGTCAGATTCATGATCCAAATTTCTCCTGGAAACATCAACAGGGGTGCAAACTGGGGCTGGAATTTAACCTCAGACCCCTGCATTTGGCAAGGAGTTGTTTGCAACGCAATGTCGAAGAGTGTCATAATTATACATCTAGACAAACTCAATCTCAGCGGAGTTCTTGATGCTAATTCTCTCTGTGTAGCAAAATCACTAGCTCTCTTGAGCCTGAATCACAACCAAATCGTCGGAAATTTACCTGAAGGGATATCAAACTGTAGCCAACTAAGGCGCCTATTCATAAGAGGAAACAATTTCTCAGGTATCCTTCCAGGTTCCCTTTCCAAATTAAGCAAGTTAATAATGCTTGATATCTCAAGCAATGTCTTCTCTGGGGAGCTACCTGATTTGCCGCGAATCTCAGGCCTAGTTGGCTTTCTTGCTGATAACAATGATCTAAGTGGAAGAATTCCTGAGTTTAACTACTTGAATCTTCGAGCATTCAATGTCTCGTACAACAATTTTAGCGGTCCAATTCCTGATGTCCATGGCCATTTCAATGCAAGCAGCTTTTCAGGTAATCCTGGATTATGTGGAAAGCCACTGCGAACGCCTTGCCCAAGCCCTCCTCCATCTTGA
- the LOC113760187 gene encoding F-box protein CPR1-like produces the protein MLWNPSTRRCQKLLVTETEFPREGFCCCQYIIYEFGHECVSDDYKVVRIIQFYGISSDTFDSDVKVYSFRSNSWKRIQNVPYYLCYKMAYGMLANGALFWVVSRKPESNTARLIAAFDLATEAYRLVPQPVYSNKNFHMNVGVLEGCL, from the coding sequence ATGTTGTGGAACCCATCAACCAGAAGGTGTCAAAAATTGCTTGTCACTGAAACTGAGTTTCCAAGAGAAGGATTCTGTTGTTGCCAGTATATAATCTATGAATTTGGGCATGAATGTGTGAGTGATGATTATAAGGTGGTTAGGATTATACAATTTTATGGAATTAGTTCTGACACCTTTGATTCTGACGTTAAGGTGTATAGTTTCAGATCGAATTCTTGGAAGAGAATACAAAATGTTCCATATTATCTGTGTTACAAAATGGCTTATGGGATGCTGGCTAATGGTGCATTGTTTTGGGTTGTGAGTAGAAAACCCGAGTCAAATACTGCTAGGTTGATTGCTGCTTTTGATCTTGCAACAGAGGCGTATAGGTTGGTGCCACAGCCTGTTTATTCTAATAAGAATTTCCATATGAATGTTGGGGTATTGGAAGGATGCCTTTGA
- the LOC113760186 gene encoding uncharacterized protein LOC113760186: MSEDQAVMGFYFEGLSNVDLDEFWTIYDGLPIGIMSNNLSLRTILTDCKLNDTNFLDWHRNVLLVLTHEKIEYVLDGPMLQELEPNAPAAARNAYKKHKDDNREASCIMVASMTPQLQQQHMNIGAYDIVQHLRELFEQQSRTVRYDTSKELFRCKMAEGAPVAPHVLKIIGLIEKLAELGFKMDQELNVDLVLQSLPDSFSQFVMNYQMNNLQHTLPQLLNVLKTAEKEIKKGKGPTNVLVVSTSKKRKKQGKGFKKPTNKPVKKPKKAKTDQTKATCFHCG, encoded by the exons ATGTCTGAGGATCAGGCTGTGATGGGATTTTATTTTGAGGGACTGAGCAATGTGGACTTGGATGAATTCTGGACCATCTATGATGGCCTTCCTATTggaat AATGAGTAACAATTTGAGCCTTCGTACCATTCTCACTGATTGCAAACTTAACGACACAAACTTTCTCGATTGGCATCGCAATGTCCTACTCGTTCTCACTcatgaaaaaattgaatatgTGCTTGATGGGCCCATGCTCCAAGAACTTGAACCAAATGCTCCTGCTGCTGCTCGAAATGCTTACAAGAAGCATAAGGATGACAATAGGGAAGCTTCATGTATCATGGTAGCTTCCATGACACCTCAGCTTCAGCAGCAGCATATGAACATAGGGGCGTATGATATTGTACAACACTTGAGAGAGTTGTTTGAACAACAATCAAGGACGGTGAGATATGATACCTCCAAAGAATTGTTCAGGTGCAAGATGGCAGAGGGAGCACCTGTTGCTCCGCATGTCTTAAAAATAATCGGGCTAATTGAAAAATTGGCCGAATTAGGCTTTAAGATGGATCAGGAGCTGAATGTTGATTTAGTGCTCCAATCTCTGCCAGATTCTTTCTCACAGTTTGTCATGAACTATCAGATGAATAATCTGCAGCACACTTTGCCTCAATTGTTGAATGTGCTAAAAACTGCtgagaaagaaataaagaaagggAAGGGTCCCACTAATGTGCTTGTTGTTTCCACctctaagaagaggaagaagcaAGGAAAAGGGTTTAAGAAGCCCACAAACAAGCCTGTCAAGAAGCCCAAGAAGGCCAAGACAGACCAGACTAAAGCAACCTGCTTCCATTGTGGATAA